In Micromonospora sp. NBC_01813, the following are encoded in one genomic region:
- a CDS encoding rhamnogalacturonan lyase family protein codes for MHNFHRPSSRLRTSHRSLFAAATIAALTAGAGVLATVAATSAAAAAGCAVDYRITSQWTGGFGASVTIRNLGDPVSSWRLTWSFGAGQTITQAWNATVSSSGAQVSADNVSYNGNLATNASTEFGFNGSWTGSNPVPTSFALNGTTCTGGVAPTTDAPPPPTTGPPPTTAPPPTTAPPPTTAPPPTTPPPTSPPPPGPGAKQMENLDRGVISVRSGAGNLVSWRLLGTEAANLGFHVYRGTTRVTSSPVTTSTNYYDAGAASNASYTVRAVVDGTEQAPSAASLTFGNGYLDVPLQVPPGGTTPSGEAYTYSANDASVGDLDGDGQYEIVLKWDPSNAKDNSQSGYTGNVYVDAYELTGARLWRIDLGRNIRAGAHYTQFQVYDYDGDGRAEVAMKTADGTRDGRGTVIGNSGADYRNSSGYVLSGPEFLTMFNGQTGAATSTVNYQPARGTVSSWGDSYGNRVDRFLAGTAYLDGQRPSLIMSRGYYTRTVIAAWDFRGGGLTQRWVFDSNSSGNGGYAGQGNHSLSIADVDADGRDEILFGGATIDDTGRGLWNTSLNHGDAGHVGDLDPGRAGLEYFKVQEDGAKPSSALIDARTGQIIWQTPTGGDNGRGVSADIWAGSAGAESWSSAVDGLRSPSGANVGRKPSSANFVIWWDGDPVRELLDQTRIDKYGTSGDTRLLTGSDVASNNGTKATPALSADLFGDWREEVIWRTGDSRALRIYATPHSTDRRVHTLMHDPQYRVAIAWQNTAYNQPPHPSFFIGNNMATPPTPNVYLR; via the coding sequence ATGCACAATTTCCACCGTCCATCGTCGCGCCTGCGCACCTCCCACCGGTCCCTGTTCGCCGCCGCGACCATCGCGGCCCTCACCGCCGGTGCCGGGGTGCTGGCCACGGTCGCCGCCACCTCCGCCGCCGCGGCCGCCGGTTGTGCCGTCGACTACCGGATCACCAGCCAGTGGACCGGCGGATTCGGCGCCAGCGTCACCATCCGCAACCTCGGCGACCCGGTCTCGTCCTGGCGGCTGACCTGGAGCTTCGGCGCCGGGCAGACCATCACCCAGGCCTGGAACGCCACCGTCAGCTCCAGCGGCGCCCAGGTGAGCGCCGACAACGTCAGCTACAACGGCAACCTGGCGACGAACGCCAGCACCGAGTTCGGCTTCAACGGCAGCTGGACCGGCAGCAACCCGGTGCCGACGAGCTTCGCCCTCAACGGGACCACCTGCACCGGGGGCGTCGCGCCGACCACCGACGCGCCACCACCGCCGACGACCGGGCCACCGCCCACGACAGCACCGCCGCCGACCACCGCGCCGCCGCCCACGACGGCACCACCGCCCACGACGCCGCCACCGACGTCCCCGCCACCGCCCGGCCCGGGGGCCAAGCAGATGGAGAACCTCGACCGGGGCGTGATCAGCGTCCGCTCCGGCGCCGGCAACCTGGTCTCCTGGCGGCTGCTCGGCACCGAGGCGGCCAACCTCGGATTCCACGTCTACCGTGGCACCACCCGGGTCACCTCGTCTCCGGTGACCACCTCGACCAACTACTACGACGCCGGCGCCGCCTCGAACGCCAGCTACACGGTCCGGGCGGTGGTCGACGGCACCGAGCAGGCGCCGTCGGCGGCGTCGCTGACCTTCGGCAACGGCTACCTCGACGTACCGCTGCAGGTGCCGCCGGGCGGCACCACGCCGTCCGGGGAGGCCTACACGTACTCCGCCAACGACGCCAGCGTCGGCGACCTCGACGGCGACGGCCAGTACGAGATCGTGCTCAAGTGGGACCCGTCCAACGCCAAGGACAACTCACAGTCCGGCTACACCGGCAACGTCTACGTCGACGCGTACGAGCTGACCGGTGCCCGACTGTGGCGCATCGACCTCGGTCGCAACATCCGGGCCGGCGCCCACTACACCCAGTTCCAGGTCTACGACTACGACGGCGACGGCCGCGCCGAGGTGGCGATGAAGACCGCCGACGGCACCCGCGACGGTCGCGGCACGGTGATCGGCAACTCCGGCGCCGACTACCGCAACTCCTCGGGCTACGTACTGTCCGGGCCGGAGTTCCTGACCATGTTCAACGGCCAGACCGGGGCGGCGACGTCCACCGTCAACTACCAGCCGGCCCGGGGCACCGTGTCGTCCTGGGGTGACTCGTACGGCAACCGGGTGGACCGGTTCCTCGCCGGTACGGCGTACCTGGACGGGCAGCGCCCGTCGCTGATCATGTCGCGGGGCTACTACACCCGGACGGTGATCGCCGCCTGGGACTTCCGGGGCGGTGGCCTCACCCAGCGGTGGGTGTTCGACTCCAACTCCTCCGGCAACGGCGGCTACGCCGGGCAGGGCAACCACTCGCTGTCCATCGCCGACGTCGACGCCGACGGCCGCGACGAGATCCTCTTCGGCGGCGCCACCATCGACGACACCGGCCGGGGCCTGTGGAACACCAGCCTCAACCACGGCGACGCCGGGCACGTCGGTGACCTCGACCCGGGTCGAGCCGGGCTGGAGTACTTCAAGGTCCAGGAGGACGGCGCCAAGCCGTCGTCGGCGCTGATCGACGCGCGTACCGGCCAGATCATCTGGCAGACCCCGACCGGTGGCGACAACGGCCGGGGCGTGTCGGCGGACATCTGGGCCGGCAGCGCCGGTGCCGAGTCGTGGTCGTCGGCGGTGGACGGGCTGCGTTCGCCGTCGGGCGCCAACGTCGGGCGTAAGCCGTCGTCGGCCAACTTCGTGATCTGGTGGGACGGCGACCCGGTGCGTGAGCTGCTGGACCAGACCCGGATCGACAAGTACGGCACCTCCGGCGACACCCGGCTGCTCACCGGCTCCGACGTGGCGTCCAACAACGGCACGAAGGCCACCCCGGCGCTCTCAGCCGACCTGTTCGGCGACTGGCGGGAAGAGGTGATCTGGCGGACCGGTGACTCGCGGGCGTTGCGGATCTACGCCACGCCGCACTCCACCGACCGCCGCGTGCACACCCTGATGCACGACCCGCAGTACCGGGTGGCGATCGCCTGGCAGAACACCGCCTACAACCAGCCGCCGCACCCGTCGTTCTTCATCGGCAACAACATGGCGACCCCGCCGACGCCGAACGTCTACCTGCGCTGA
- a CDS encoding LLM class flavin-dependent oxidoreductase, whose product MGWSVIDVPLSVLDLAPVAASGTTSEALAHTTALARRTEQLGYHRFWVAEHHNMPAIASAAPPVLLAHLAAATSTIRVGSGGVMLPNHPPLVVAEQFGTLEALHPGRIDLGIGRAPGTDQATALALRRTMAGLNAEAFPQELAALIGYFRGDPGPITATPGAGQMPAIWLLGSSGFSAQLAGTLGLPFSFAHHFSPANTLPALALYRQHFRPSVWLDKPYAMVAVNVVCADTDEQAEWLSGPAGLSFLRLRSGRPEPLASPQEAADYPYTEFEREFVRQRRDGQAIGSPATVRKALTALREQTQADELMLTTLVYDIDDRVRSFELVMTDPDDDQ is encoded by the coding sequence TTGGGCTGGAGTGTGATCGACGTACCGCTCTCCGTCCTCGACCTGGCCCCGGTCGCCGCCAGCGGCACCACCAGCGAGGCACTGGCACACACCACCGCGCTCGCCCGCCGGACCGAGCAGCTCGGCTACCACCGGTTCTGGGTGGCCGAACACCACAACATGCCGGCCATCGCCAGCGCCGCGCCACCCGTACTGCTCGCCCACCTCGCGGCCGCGACCTCGACGATCCGGGTCGGCTCCGGCGGGGTGATGCTGCCCAACCATCCGCCGCTGGTGGTCGCCGAGCAGTTCGGCACCCTGGAGGCGCTGCACCCGGGCCGCATCGACCTGGGCATCGGCCGGGCGCCCGGCACCGACCAGGCCACCGCGCTGGCGCTACGCCGGACGATGGCCGGGCTGAACGCCGAGGCGTTCCCGCAGGAGCTGGCCGCCCTGATCGGCTACTTCCGGGGCGATCCGGGCCCGATCACCGCCACGCCGGGCGCGGGCCAGATGCCGGCGATCTGGCTGCTCGGCTCCAGCGGGTTCAGTGCCCAGCTCGCCGGCACCCTCGGCCTGCCGTTCTCCTTCGCGCACCACTTCAGCCCGGCGAACACGCTGCCGGCGCTGGCGCTGTACCGGCAGCACTTCCGTCCCTCGGTCTGGTTGGACAAGCCGTACGCGATGGTGGCCGTCAACGTGGTCTGCGCCGACACCGACGAGCAGGCCGAGTGGTTGTCCGGCCCGGCCGGGCTGTCGTTCCTGCGGCTGCGCTCCGGCCGGCCGGAGCCGCTGGCCAGCCCGCAGGAGGCTGCGGACTACCCGTACACCGAGTTCGAGCGGGAGTTCGTCCGGCAGCGCCGCGACGGCCAGGCGATCGGCTCGCCGGCCACGGTCCGCAAGGCGTTGACCGCGCTACGCGAGCAGACCCAGGCCGACGAGCTGATGTTGACCACGTTGGTCTACGACATCGACGACCGCGTCCGGTCGTTCGAGCTGGTGATGACCGACCCGGATGATGATCAATAG
- a CDS encoding GNAT family N-acetyltransferase: protein MLTVRAATAADVEPLGELLAQSCVVDPVVAWLIGDHALRYLTMHQFFTAELEFGVRHGIVDVVGHCDGVAIWYPHPADRLLGAEHQRCRLRSCGDRHGPYAHYTFTAGRLEPTGRNHHLAFLAAAPWLRRQGIGSALLAAHHARLDRIGMPAVVEASSLRQRAFYERHGYRVVRVAHLPAGGPPLWAMRRSGDPVDQPPMAAALRVG, encoded by the coding sequence ATGCTGACCGTACGGGCCGCGACGGCCGCCGACGTGGAGCCGTTGGGGGAGTTGTTGGCGCAGTCGTGTGTGGTGGATCCGGTGGTGGCGTGGCTGATCGGCGACCACGCCCTGCGCTACCTGACCATGCACCAGTTCTTCACCGCCGAGTTGGAGTTCGGCGTCCGGCACGGGATCGTCGACGTGGTCGGGCACTGCGACGGGGTGGCGATCTGGTATCCGCACCCGGCGGACCGGCTGCTGGGTGCGGAGCATCAGCGGTGCCGGTTGCGGTCCTGCGGTGACCGGCACGGCCCGTACGCGCACTACACCTTCACCGCCGGCCGTCTGGAACCGACCGGCCGAAACCACCACCTGGCGTTCCTGGCGGCGGCACCCTGGCTGAGACGCCAGGGCATCGGGTCGGCGCTGCTCGCCGCGCATCATGCCCGGCTGGACCGGATCGGAATGCCGGCCGTGGTCGAGGCCAGCAGCCTGCGACAGCGGGCGTTCTACGAACGCCACGGCTACCGCGTCGTACGCGTCGCGCACCTGCCGGCCGGCGGCCCGCCGCTGTGGGCGATGCGCCGATCCGGCGACCCGGTCGACCAACCACCCATGGCCGCAGCCCTACGCGTTGGCTGA
- the manD gene encoding D-mannonate dehydratase ManD: protein MRIVDARVIVTCPGRNFVTLKIVTEDGVTGVGDATLNGRELAVASYLRDHVVPTLIGRDAARIEDTWQYLYRGAYWRRGPVTMSAIAAVDTALWDIKGKIAGLPVYQLLGGRCRDGVTVYGHANAETIPELLAEVARYVDLGYQAVRLQTAVPGLPATYGVGKDRMFYEPADAAVPTETTWSTERYLVHTPQVFAAVRDEFGPQVKLLHDVHHRLTPIEAARLGKDLEPYRLTWLEDPVPAELQEGFRLIRQHTTTPIAVGEVFNSIFDCQQLIKEQLIDYIRTTVVRAGGISHLRRIFDLAALHHVRSGSHGATDLSPVCMAAALHVDLSIPNFGLQEYMRHTEATDAVFPHSYRFADGYLHPGEEPGLGVDIDEEAAARYPYQPASLPVNRLTDGSMHNW from the coding sequence ATGCGGATCGTGGACGCCCGGGTGATCGTGACCTGTCCGGGACGCAACTTCGTCACCCTGAAGATCGTCACCGAAGACGGAGTGACCGGAGTCGGCGACGCCACCCTCAACGGCCGGGAACTCGCCGTCGCCAGCTACCTGCGCGACCACGTCGTACCAACACTGATCGGGCGCGACGCCGCCCGGATCGAGGACACCTGGCAGTACCTGTACCGGGGCGCCTACTGGCGTCGCGGACCGGTGACGATGAGCGCGATCGCCGCTGTGGACACCGCACTGTGGGACATCAAGGGCAAGATCGCCGGGCTGCCGGTGTACCAACTCCTCGGCGGCCGGTGCCGCGACGGCGTCACCGTCTACGGCCACGCCAACGCCGAGACCATCCCCGAGCTGCTCGCCGAGGTGGCCCGCTACGTCGACCTGGGCTACCAGGCGGTCCGGCTACAGACCGCCGTCCCCGGCCTACCAGCGACCTACGGCGTTGGCAAGGACCGGATGTTCTACGAGCCCGCCGACGCCGCTGTCCCCACCGAGACCACCTGGTCCACCGAACGCTACCTGGTGCACACCCCGCAGGTCTTCGCCGCGGTACGCGACGAGTTCGGCCCGCAGGTGAAGCTGCTGCACGACGTGCACCACCGGCTCACCCCGATCGAGGCCGCCCGGCTCGGCAAGGACCTGGAGCCGTACCGGCTGACCTGGCTGGAGGACCCGGTCCCGGCCGAGCTCCAGGAGGGCTTCCGGCTGATCCGCCAGCACACCACCACGCCGATCGCCGTTGGCGAGGTCTTCAACTCCATCTTCGACTGCCAGCAGCTGATCAAGGAACAACTGATCGACTACATCCGGACCACGGTGGTACGCGCCGGCGGCATCAGCCACCTGCGCCGGATCTTCGACCTGGCCGCGCTGCACCACGTCCGCAGCGGATCGCACGGCGCCACCGACCTGTCGCCGGTCTGCATGGCCGCAGCGCTGCACGTCGACCTGAGCATCCCCAACTTCGGCCTGCAGGAGTACATGCGGCACACCGAGGCCACCGACGCGGTCTTCCCACACTCCTACCGCTTCGCCGACGGCTACCTGCACCCCGGCGAGGAACCCGGACTCGGCGTCGACATCGACGAGGAGGCGGCGGCGCGGTACCCGTACCAGCCGGCGTCGCTGCCGGTCAACCGACTCACCGACGGCAGCATGCACAACTGGTGA
- a CDS encoding transcriptional regulator, which produces MVHPLAYVRQDRNWSQQDLVDKIARRLNTAARREKAWRWERWGVVPDLATQRALADELGVPRQAVRELGWPHWLPVGQRIDTDTPWTMDGGLTLLRETAGAAVIDRRGFMILGVGAAATLAQQWLTLDPPPLRSALDGGPLDASLVDCFEQRLPTLRQIDALLGGGSVRDVVDAELQLVTDLLINSSYSDEIGRRMFAVATELGRIAGWASFDAGHQAAAERYWVAALHTAHLAADRTAGANILKCMSLQRVDSNRADEALALATAAVDGAKDAPARVLAMFHTRKARAHAALNDAAAAELCLTSAETHMARADDEPSPAWAGYFDQAEYCGSCQVKLRRFVPAGLAG; this is translated from the coding sequence TTGGTGCACCCGCTGGCCTACGTTCGGCAAGATCGAAATTGGAGTCAGCAGGATCTGGTCGACAAGATCGCCCGGCGGCTGAACACCGCCGCTCGACGCGAGAAGGCGTGGCGCTGGGAGCGGTGGGGTGTCGTGCCCGACCTGGCGACTCAGCGCGCGCTGGCCGATGAGCTTGGCGTGCCGCGACAGGCGGTCCGCGAGCTGGGCTGGCCGCACTGGCTACCGGTCGGTCAACGGATCGACACTGACACCCCTTGGACGATGGACGGCGGATTGACGCTGTTGAGAGAGACGGCGGGAGCAGCAGTGATTGATAGACGCGGATTCATGATCCTCGGTGTCGGCGCAGCGGCAACACTCGCGCAGCAGTGGCTCACGCTTGACCCGCCACCGTTGCGATCGGCGCTGGACGGCGGCCCACTCGACGCCTCCCTCGTCGATTGCTTCGAGCAGCGCCTTCCCACGCTCCGGCAGATCGACGCTCTCCTCGGCGGTGGAAGCGTCCGTGACGTCGTGGACGCGGAGCTGCAACTCGTCACCGACCTGTTGATCAACAGCTCCTACTCCGATGAGATCGGCCGGCGGATGTTCGCGGTGGCGACCGAACTCGGCCGGATCGCAGGCTGGGCCAGCTTCGATGCTGGGCACCAGGCCGCCGCCGAGCGCTACTGGGTAGCAGCGCTCCACACCGCGCATCTCGCCGCCGATCGGACTGCCGGCGCGAACATCCTGAAGTGCATGAGCTTGCAGCGAGTCGACAGCAACCGAGCGGACGAAGCACTCGCACTGGCGACGGCAGCCGTCGACGGCGCGAAGGATGCTCCCGCCCGGGTGCTGGCCATGTTCCACACCCGCAAGGCCCGAGCCCACGCAGCCCTCAACGATGCCGCTGCCGCTGAGCTCTGTCTCACCAGTGCCGAAACGCACATGGCCCGAGCAGACGACGAGCCCAGCCCCGCCTGGGCCGGCTACTTCGACCAGGCCGAGTACTGCGGTAGTTGTCAAGTCAAGCTGAGACGGTTTGTTCCTGCTGGGTTGGCTGGTTGA
- a CDS encoding carbohydrate-binding module family 20 domain-containing protein, with the protein MHTNPIRRRRRLLAGLAVLTLLLSGAVVTAGAITRTDAADAAPQGDRDVTAVLFSWRFDSIARECRDTLGPLGYGYVQVSPPQEHIQGGQWWTAYQPVSYTIAGRLGDRAAFKTMIDTCHAAGVKVIVDAVVNHMSAGQGTGTGGTAYTKYNYPGVYQEQDFHSCRTRIADYRNRYDVQECELVGLSDLNTGSDYVRTRIAAYLSDLLSLGVDGLRIDAAKHIAATDLAAIRSKMSNPNAYWVQEVIHGGGEAVQPEEYLGSGDVQEFRYARDLRRIFLDERLAYLRDIGPSWGYLPGDKAGVFVDNHDTERVGDTLNHTNGSAYTLASVFTLAWNYGSPHVHSGYEFSNFDAGPPNGGTVVACYADGWRCQHKWRQIANMVAFRTAAHGTGVVNWWDNGNDQIAFGRGDRAYVAINKEGSALTRTFQTSLPAGSYCDVQHGDPTPGGGCTGPTVTVDAAGRFTASVPANDAVAIHVGAPAGPGPSPTGSPTPTAGPTSSPPSGASTAAFAVTASTVWGQNIFVVGDQPALGGWDPARAVPLSSASYPVWRGTVSLPAGTTFAYKYLRRDAAGTVTWESGGNRTATAPASGTVTLSDTWRN; encoded by the coding sequence GTGCACACGAACCCCATCCGCCGTCGGCGGCGGCTACTCGCCGGCCTCGCCGTACTCACCCTGCTGCTCAGCGGCGCCGTGGTCACCGCCGGCGCCATCACCCGTACCGATGCCGCCGACGCCGCGCCGCAGGGCGACCGCGACGTCACGGCCGTGCTGTTCTCCTGGCGGTTCGACTCGATCGCCCGCGAGTGCCGCGACACCCTCGGCCCGCTCGGCTACGGCTACGTCCAGGTCTCCCCACCGCAGGAGCACATCCAGGGTGGCCAGTGGTGGACCGCGTACCAGCCGGTCAGCTACACCATCGCCGGCCGCCTCGGTGACCGCGCCGCGTTCAAGACGATGATCGACACCTGCCACGCCGCCGGGGTGAAGGTGATCGTCGACGCCGTCGTCAACCACATGAGCGCCGGGCAGGGCACCGGCACCGGCGGTACGGCGTACACCAAGTACAACTACCCCGGCGTCTACCAGGAGCAGGACTTCCACTCCTGCCGCACCCGGATCGCCGACTACCGCAACCGCTACGACGTGCAGGAGTGCGAGCTGGTCGGACTGTCCGATCTAAACACCGGCAGCGACTACGTGCGGACCCGGATCGCCGCGTACCTGTCGGACCTGCTCTCCCTCGGCGTGGACGGCTTGCGCATCGACGCGGCCAAGCACATCGCCGCCACCGACCTGGCCGCCATCCGGTCGAAGATGAGCAACCCGAACGCCTACTGGGTGCAGGAGGTCATCCACGGCGGCGGCGAGGCGGTGCAGCCCGAGGAGTACCTCGGCAGCGGCGACGTGCAGGAGTTCCGCTACGCCCGGGACCTGCGCCGGATCTTCCTCGACGAACGGCTCGCCTATCTGCGCGACATCGGACCGAGCTGGGGCTACCTGCCCGGCGACAAGGCCGGGGTCTTCGTCGACAACCACGACACCGAGCGCGTCGGCGACACCCTCAACCACACCAACGGCTCGGCGTACACCCTGGCCAGCGTCTTCACCCTGGCCTGGAACTACGGGTCGCCGCACGTGCACTCCGGCTACGAGTTCAGCAACTTCGACGCCGGCCCACCCAACGGCGGCACCGTCGTCGCCTGCTACGCCGACGGCTGGCGCTGCCAGCACAAGTGGCGACAGATCGCCAACATGGTCGCCTTCCGCACCGCCGCGCACGGCACCGGCGTCGTCAACTGGTGGGACAACGGCAACGACCAGATCGCCTTCGGCCGCGGCGACCGGGCGTACGTGGCGATCAACAAGGAGGGGTCGGCGCTGACCCGCACCTTCCAGACCTCGCTGCCCGCCGGCAGCTACTGCGACGTGCAGCACGGCGATCCGACGCCGGGCGGCGGCTGCACCGGGCCGACTGTCACCGTCGACGCCGCCGGCCGGTTCACCGCCAGCGTGCCGGCGAACGATGCCGTGGCGATCCACGTCGGCGCCCCGGCCGGGCCAGGCCCGTCGCCGACCGGCAGCCCGACCCCGACCGCCGGGCCGACCAGCTCGCCGCCGAGTGGGGCCAGCACGGCCGCGTTCGCGGTGACCGCCAGCACCGTCTGGGGGCAGAACATCTTCGTCGTCGGTGACCAGCCCGCGCTCGGCGGCTGGGACCCGGCCCGGGCGGTGCCGCTGTCGTCGGCCAGCTACCCGGTCTGGCGGGGCACGGTCAGCCTGCCGGCCGGCACCACGTTCGCCTACAAGTATCTGCGCCGCGACGCCGCCGGGACGGTGACCTGGGAGAGCGGCGGCAACCGCACCGCGACCGCGCCGGCCAGCGGGACGGTCACCCTGAGCGACACCTGGCGGAACTGA
- a CDS encoding beta-galactosidase: MRWPTGLDGLCYGGDYNPEQWPESTWRDDVALMRQAKVNLVTVGVFAWSRLEPRPGQYAVDWLDRLLDLLHAGGIKVVLATPTASPPPWFSLAHPDALPVTADGVRLHHGSRDTYCAAAPAYRDAARAIATMLAERYRDHPALAMWHVHNEYGTTCHCPHTAAAFRRWLRDRYGDLDTLNEAWTGAFWSQWYSDWTQIDTPRATQYLTNPTQALDFRRFWSDELLAAYLDQRDLLRRITPQVPVTTNYVLGDWVPVDHARWSREVDLVAIDHYPGETDRRAEEQTALAGDLARSWSGRRPWLLMESAPNLIHRYAEGVAYAKEPDRMLRHSISHVARGSRGAMFFQWRAPRGGAEAFHSAMVPHAGADSRTFRATVRLGELLEQLAETDAGQVPAQVAVGWDAASGWALQHPGLPSRHIAYADEVAAAHRSLWRCGIPTDFVCPAAGQLDLTGYRMLVLPALYLMSDELADDLGRWVHAGGHLVVSYLSGVADLSARVRLGGYPGALRDLLGVRAEEFLPLGPDAAVALTGGRTGRLWQERFTLHGADQVLAYRDGPLAGAPAVTRRRVGAGTAWYLSTRLDDNAYRDLLAVVAAEARVAPVLPGVPAGVEAVRKVSGDRRWLFLFNHGPVAAEVDAWGEDLASGEPVGGPVIVEAGAVVVLREQARSRRGRRRIARVPAIGDH; this comes from the coding sequence ATGCGCTGGCCGACAGGACTCGACGGGCTCTGCTATGGCGGGGACTACAACCCCGAACAGTGGCCGGAGTCCACCTGGCGCGACGACGTGGCCCTGATGCGCCAGGCCAAGGTCAACCTGGTGACCGTCGGGGTGTTCGCCTGGTCCCGGCTCGAACCCCGGCCGGGGCAGTACGCCGTCGACTGGCTGGACCGGCTGCTCGACCTGCTGCACGCCGGCGGGATCAAGGTGGTGCTGGCCACGCCGACCGCCTCGCCGCCGCCGTGGTTCTCCCTGGCCCACCCGGACGCGTTGCCGGTCACCGCAGATGGGGTGCGGCTGCACCACGGCAGCCGGGACACCTACTGCGCGGCCGCCCCGGCGTACCGCGACGCCGCCCGCGCGATCGCGACGATGCTCGCCGAGCGCTACCGCGACCATCCGGCGCTGGCCATGTGGCACGTGCACAACGAGTACGGGACGACCTGCCACTGCCCGCACACCGCCGCGGCGTTCCGGCGCTGGCTGCGGGACCGCTACGGCGACCTGGACACCCTCAACGAGGCGTGGACCGGGGCGTTCTGGAGCCAGTGGTACTCCGACTGGACCCAGATCGACACGCCACGCGCCACCCAGTACCTGACCAACCCGACCCAGGCGCTGGACTTCCGGCGGTTCTGGTCCGACGAACTGCTCGCCGCGTACCTCGACCAGCGCGACCTGCTACGCCGGATCACCCCGCAGGTGCCGGTCACCACCAACTACGTGCTCGGCGACTGGGTGCCGGTCGACCACGCCCGGTGGTCGCGCGAGGTCGACCTGGTGGCGATCGACCACTACCCGGGCGAGACCGACCGGCGGGCCGAGGAGCAGACCGCGCTCGCTGGCGACCTGGCCCGGTCCTGGTCCGGCCGTCGACCGTGGCTGCTGATGGAGAGCGCGCCCAACCTCATCCACCGGTACGCCGAGGGCGTCGCGTACGCCAAGGAGCCGGACCGGATGCTGCGGCACAGCATTTCTCACGTCGCCCGGGGCTCCCGAGGGGCGATGTTCTTCCAGTGGCGGGCACCGCGTGGCGGCGCCGAGGCGTTCCACTCGGCGATGGTGCCGCACGCCGGGGCGGACAGCCGGACCTTCCGGGCGACGGTGCGCCTCGGCGAGCTACTGGAGCAGTTGGCGGAGACCGACGCGGGGCAGGTGCCGGCCCAGGTCGCGGTCGGCTGGGACGCCGCCAGCGGCTGGGCGCTGCAACATCCGGGGCTGCCGTCGCGGCACATCGCGTACGCCGACGAGGTGGCCGCCGCGCACCGGTCGCTGTGGCGCTGCGGCATCCCGACCGACTTCGTCTGCCCGGCGGCGGGGCAGCTGGACCTGACCGGTTACCGGATGCTGGTGCTGCCCGCCCTCTACCTGATGAGCGACGAACTCGCCGACGACCTCGGCCGGTGGGTGCACGCCGGCGGGCACCTGGTGGTCAGCTACCTGTCCGGGGTGGCGGACCTGTCCGCCCGGGTCCGGCTCGGCGGATACCCGGGCGCGCTGCGCGACCTGCTCGGCGTACGCGCGGAGGAGTTTCTGCCGCTCGGGCCGGACGCCGCGGTGGCACTCACCGGCGGTCGGACCGGTCGGCTCTGGCAGGAGCGATTCACGCTGCACGGCGCGGACCAGGTGCTGGCGTACCGCGACGGGCCGCTCGCCGGCGCGCCGGCGGTGACCCGCCGACGGGTCGGCGCCGGAACCGCCTGGTACCTGTCCACCCGGCTGGACGACAACGCGTACCGGGATCTGTTGGCGGTGGTGGCCGCCGAGGCCCGGGTGGCACCGGTGCTGCCCGGGGTGCCGGCCGGTGTCGAAGCGGTGCGCAAGGTGTCCGGTGACCGTCGCTGGTTGTTCCTGTTCAACCATGGCCCTGTCGCCGCCGAGGTCGACGCCTGGGGGGAGGATCTGGCCAGCGGCGAGCCGGTCGGTGGTCCGGTGATCGTCGAAGCCGGTGCGGTGGTGGTGCTGCGCGAGCAGGCCCGGTCGCGGCGCGGGCGCCGGCGGATCGCGCGGGTTCCCGCCATCGGTGATCATTGA